The DNA segment TCTGGCCGACCGGATGACGGTACGCCAGACGCCCGAGGCGGCACAGGCGCGCAGGGATGCGGAAGCCGCGGCGGCGAAGGCCGCCAAGGCACTTAGAGAACAGAAGAAGAGCTAGAGGAGGCATAGCGTATGTCGTCAGGTAAGGGCGGTCTGGTTGCTGCACTCGATATCGGGTCCACGAAGGTCTGTTGCTTCATCGCGCGGATCGACGATGACGGCCGCATCAAGGTCGAGGGTATCGGTCACCAGGTGTCCGAGGGCATGCGTTGCGGAGCGGTCGTCGATATCGACGCCGTCGAATCGTCGGTACGCGCCGCCGCCGACGCGGCCGAGCGCATGGCCGGCGAAACCATCCGCCGAGCCTTCATTAACGTCTCCAGCGGCTTTCCCAACTCCGAGGCGATCCATGTGGAAGTCAAGATCGCGGGCCATCAGGTCGGCGAGAATGACATTCGCCATGCGCTGGACGAGGCCCGCCGCAAGGCCGAACTGCTGGAACGCGAGGTCCTGCACACCATTCCGGTGACCTACTCCATCGATGGCTCGCGCGGTATCCGTGACCCCCGCGGCATGTATGGCGACCGGCTCGGCGTCGATATCCATGTCGTGACCGCCGCGACCGGCCCGCTGCGCAACCTTCAGCTGTGCATGGAACGGGGTCATCTTGGCATTGCCGGTCTGTGCGTCTCGGCCTATGCCTCGGGCCTGTCCTGCCTGGTCGAGGACGAACGCCAGATGGGCGTGACGCTGATCGACATGGGCGGCGGCACCACCACCATCGCCGTCTTCATGGACGACGCCCTCGTCTATACCGACGTGGTGCCGATCGGCGGTCAGCACATCACCAACGACATCGCGCGCGGCCTTTTGACGCCCATCGCCGACGCCGAGCGCCTGAAGACCCTGCATGGCAGCGCGCTGCGCGGCTCGTCGGATGATCGTGAGATCATCACCATCGCCCAGATGGGCGAGGCCGAGCGCGATCACAGCCAGACCGTGCCCCGCTCCATGCTGACCGGTATCATCCAGCCGCGCGTCGAGGAAATTTTCGAGGCTGTGCACGAGCGCCTCATCTCGTCCGGCTTCGATCAGGTCGCCGGCAAGCGCGTCGTCCTCACGGGCGGCGCCAGCCAGCTTCAGGGCGTGCGCGAGCTCGCCACCCGCATTCTCGATAAACAGGTCCGCTTGGGCCGTCCGCTGCGCGTGGACGGTCTTGCCGAATCAACGGTCGGACCCGCTTTTGCCACCTGTGCAGGTCTGCTGGCCTACGCGGCACAGGGGTTTGTCCGCAAGGGCACCATGACGACCACCATGCTGGCTCCCACCGAGTCCAGAAGCACCATGGCCCGCGTAAGCCAGTGGATCCGTGAAAACTTCTAGCCTGGCCCCCAGCCAAAAGGAGACCGAAATGCCCATTTCTCTGAGTATGCCAGCGATCACCGAGCTTAAGCCGAAGATCCTGGTTGTCGGCGTCGGCGGCGCCGGCGGCAATGCCGTCAACAACATGATCCGTTCCAAGCTGGAAGGCGTCGAGTTCATCGTCGCCAACACCGACGCGCAGGCGCTGGCCAACTCGCTCTGCGAGCGCCGCATTCAGCTCGGCGTCCAGATCACCCAGGGCCTCGGCGCGGGCGCCCGTCCCGATATCGGGGCGGCTTCGGCGCAGGAAGCCATCGACCATATCCGCGAGCCACTCGCCGGCGCGCACATGGCGTTCATCACCGCCGGCATGGGCGGCGGCACCGGCACCGGAGCGGCGCCCGTCATCGCCAAGATGGCGCGTGACCAGGGCATCCTGACGGTCGGCGTCGTGACCAAGCCCTTCCAGTTCGAAGGCGCGCGGCGCATGACCATCGCCGAGGAAGGCGTCGAGGAACTGCAGAAGTACGTCGATACCCTCATCATCATTCCGAACCAGAACCTGTTCCGGCTCGCCAACGAGAAGACCACCTTCGCCGATGCCTTCAACATGGCGGACAACGTGCTTCACTCCGGCGTGCGTGGCATCACCGACCTGATGGTCATGCCCGGTCTCATCAACCTCGACTTCGCCGACGTGCGGACCGTGATGATGGAAATGGGCAAGGCGATGATGGGCACCGGCGAGGCCGAGGGCGACAGCCGCGCCATCGAGGC comes from the Iodidimonas sp. SYSU 1G8 genome and includes:
- the ftsA gene encoding cell division protein FtsA; translation: MSSGKGGLVAALDIGSTKVCCFIARIDDDGRIKVEGIGHQVSEGMRCGAVVDIDAVESSVRAAADAAERMAGETIRRAFINVSSGFPNSEAIHVEVKIAGHQVGENDIRHALDEARRKAELLEREVLHTIPVTYSIDGSRGIRDPRGMYGDRLGVDIHVVTAATGPLRNLQLCMERGHLGIAGLCVSAYASGLSCLVEDERQMGVTLIDMGGGTTTIAVFMDDALVYTDVVPIGGQHITNDIARGLLTPIADAERLKTLHGSALRGSSDDREIITIAQMGEAERDHSQTVPRSMLTGIIQPRVEEIFEAVHERLISSGFDQVAGKRVVLTGGASQLQGVRELATRILDKQVRLGRPLRVDGLAESTVGPAFATCAGLLAYAAQGFVRKGTMTTTMLAPTESRSTMARVSQWIRENF